Within the Deltaproteobacteria bacterium genome, the region GCTTCATCATGGGTAGCAGCCCTTCAGATCCTCTGAGGGACTTTTCCGAAAAACCGGACGTGCGGACATATGTCAAGTCTTTCTGCATCGACAAATACGAGTATCCGGACCAGGAAGGCGTTATTCCGCAAAGAAATGTTAGCTTCTATAAGGCAGAAAGGTTATGCAAGGCTGAAGGCAAGCAATTGTGTTCAGAGGATCAGTGGGAAAAGGCATGCAAAGGGCCCTCTTCATTAAAGTATCCTTACGGTAATGTATGGAATTCCGCGAAATGTGATACGCAGAACAAGGATGGAACAAACAGATCTGTAGTGCCGTCAGGCACCTACAAGGCATGCGAAAGCGGCTATGGAGTCTACGATATGAGCGGAAACGTGATGGAATGGACCAACAACATTTTTTCGCCACAGGATACAACTGATAAGGTCGTCAAAGGCGGATCTTTCACTAAACCCGATTGGGCAACACGATGCGCATACCGGTATAATATGCTTCCGAACTCAACGAGCAATGAGGTTGGCTTCAGATGCTGCAAACCGCCGGAAAGATAAGAGCGTTCTTATATGTACACCTCTGCATCGTATATTTTGATTGCGTATGTGTTTGTTGCGATATCCGGCTATTGGCTTGAATACCTGAAACTTTCATACCTGAAAAGGTACGGTACTGTAGTTCCACCTGAATTTGCAGGCAGTATCGATCAAAAACTACTGGACAGCTCAAACAGGTATACCATCGAATCAACAAAGTTCGGCATCGCTTCATCCCTGTTCAGCAATGTTCTGCTGATAGCGTTTTTCTTTGCTGGCATTCTCGGCACCTATACTGCATGGATCGCTTCCCTCCATCTGAACTTTATCGTGTCTGGTATTGTCTTTTTTTTACTGCTGGTTTACGCAGATACCTTCCTGACAATCCCTTTCAGCGTGTATCAAACATTCAAGATAGAAAAAAAATTCGGCTTCAATACGATGACGGCAAAATTATGGCTCACGGATTTCGTAAAATCCCTTCTCGTATCGACGGTGCTTCTCTCTTTAATC harbors:
- a CDS encoding formylglycine-generating enzyme family protein — encoded protein: FIMGSSPSDPLRDFSEKPDVRTYVKSFCIDKYEYPDQEGVIPQRNVSFYKAERLCKAEGKQLCSEDQWEKACKGPSSLKYPYGNVWNSAKCDTQNKDGTNRSVVPSGTYKACESGYGVYDMSGNVMEWTNNIFSPQDTTDKVVKGGSFTKPDWATRCAYRYNMLPNSTSNEVGFRCCKPPER